In Cicer arietinum cultivar CDC Frontier isolate Library 1 chromosome 1, Cicar.CDCFrontier_v2.0, whole genome shotgun sequence, one DNA window encodes the following:
- the LOC101502695 gene encoding uncharacterized protein isoform X5 — protein sequence MANNGEDFSQFGISKEEKDKLVGEVIRYMLFKTHQNSGCPIKRDELTQLITKNYHQRNLPSFVINEAKGKLSTVFGYEMRELSRSLPSSKSQTRASQQSSPFP from the exons ATGGCGAACAATGGGGAAGATTTCTCCCAATTCGGCATTTCAAAGGAG GAAAAGGATAAGCTTGTTGGAGAAGTAATCCGCTACATGCTTTTCAAAACCCATCAAAATTCTGGGTGCCCAATTAAGAGAGATGAACTAACTCAGCTCATTACAAAGAATTATCATCAGCGTAACCTTCCTAGTTTTGTCATCAATGAGGCTAAGGGCAAGCTTTCTACTGTGTTTGGCTATGAAATGAGAGAACTTTCAAGGTCTCTCCCATCATCCAAATCTCAGACACGCGCTTCGCAACAAA GTTCTCCGTTTCCTTGA
- the LOC101502695 gene encoding uncharacterized protein isoform X4 — protein MANNGEDFSQFGISKEEKDKLVGEVIRYMLFKTHQNSGCPIKRDELTQLITKNYHQRNLPSFVINEAKGKLSTVFGYEMRELSRSLPSSKSQTRASQQSNVKLL, from the exons ATGGCGAACAATGGGGAAGATTTCTCCCAATTCGGCATTTCAAAGGAG GAAAAGGATAAGCTTGTTGGAGAAGTAATCCGCTACATGCTTTTCAAAACCCATCAAAATTCTGGGTGCCCAATTAAGAGAGATGAACTAACTCAGCTCATTACAAAGAATTATCATCAGCGTAACCTTCCTAGTTTTGTCATCAATGAGGCTAAGGGCAAGCTTTCTACTGTGTTTGGCTATGAAATGAGAGAACTTTCAAGGTCTCTCCCATCATCCAAATCTCAGACACGCGCTTCGCAACAAA GTAATGTAAAGCTTCTTTAA
- the LOC101502695 gene encoding uncharacterized protein isoform X3 — protein MANNGEDFSQFGISKEEKDKLVGEVIRYMLFKTHQNSGCPIKRDELTQLITKNYHQRNLPSFVINEAKGKLSTVFGYEMRELSRSLPSSKSQTRASQQSECSSYTMLIQVL, from the exons ATGGCGAACAATGGGGAAGATTTCTCCCAATTCGGCATTTCAAAGGAG GAAAAGGATAAGCTTGTTGGAGAAGTAATCCGCTACATGCTTTTCAAAACCCATCAAAATTCTGGGTGCCCAATTAAGAGAGATGAACTAACTCAGCTCATTACAAAGAATTATCATCAGCGTAACCTTCCTAGTTTTGTCATCAATGAGGCTAAGGGCAAGCTTTCTACTGTGTTTGGCTATGAAATGAGAGAACTTTCAAGGTCTCTCCCATCATCCAAATCTCAGACACGCGCTTCGCAACAAAGTGAGTGTTCCTCTTACACTATGTTGATTCAAGTTTTATGA
- the LOC101502695 gene encoding protein LlR18B-like isoform X1, producing the protein MAFVHSFQVERLTFVPLDKLFRDIKRNAFHVIPKLDQIILRVQTLQGDGGPGTLLNIIKKPQGRSVEGIISKNVVLKVDEIDEAEKKYGYSVVGGTDFDETMTERISYKIKLEENDDCDGCIANISVEFHGRERRNMSDEQIDEQTNVQGFYLFDHIINLTEE; encoded by the exons ATGGCCTTTGTTCATAGTTTCCAGGTGGAACGCCTAACTTTTGTCCCTCTGGATAAACTCttcagagatattaaaagaaatGCTTTTCATGTCATCCCAAAACTGGATCAAATCATCTTGAGAGTTCAAACCCTTCAAGGAGATGGAGGCCCTGGTACCCTCCTCAACATAATTAAGAAACCTCAAGGTCGGTCAGTCG AGGGTATAATCTCGAAGAATGTGGTGCTCAAAGTTGATGAAATTGACGAGGCTGAGAAGAAATATGGATACAGCGTAGTTGGTGGGACAGATTTCGACGAAACCATGACGGAGAGGATTTCATACAAAATAAAGTTGGAGGAGAATGATGATTGTGATGGCTGCATCGCAAATATCTCAGTCGAATTCCACGGCAGAGAGCGTAGAAATATGTCTGATGAACAAATTGATGAGCAAACAAATGTCCAGGGCTTTTACCTCTTCGATCACATTATTAATCTCACTGAAGAATGA
- the LOC101502695 gene encoding protein LlR18B-like isoform X2 codes for MAFVHSFQVERLTFVPLDKLFRDIKRNAFHVIPKLDQIILRVQTLQGDGGPGTLLNIIKKPQEGIISKNVVLKVDEIDEAEKKYGYSVVGGTDFDETMTERISYKIKLEENDDCDGCIANISVEFHGRERRNMSDEQIDEQTNVQGFYLFDHIINLTEE; via the exons ATGGCCTTTGTTCATAGTTTCCAGGTGGAACGCCTAACTTTTGTCCCTCTGGATAAACTCttcagagatattaaaagaaatGCTTTTCATGTCATCCCAAAACTGGATCAAATCATCTTGAGAGTTCAAACCCTTCAAGGAGATGGAGGCCCTGGTACCCTCCTCAACATAATTAAGAAACCTCAAG AGGGTATAATCTCGAAGAATGTGGTGCTCAAAGTTGATGAAATTGACGAGGCTGAGAAGAAATATGGATACAGCGTAGTTGGTGGGACAGATTTCGACGAAACCATGACGGAGAGGATTTCATACAAAATAAAGTTGGAGGAGAATGATGATTGTGATGGCTGCATCGCAAATATCTCAGTCGAATTCCACGGCAGAGAGCGTAGAAATATGTCTGATGAACAAATTGATGAGCAAACAAATGTCCAGGGCTTTTACCTCTTCGATCACATTATTAATCTCACTGAAGAATGA
- the LOC101503329 gene encoding probable polygalacturonase encodes MLVALLLLLALSNALIVYGDVEQCGLNPKLDPRPHSVSILEFGAVGDGKTLNTIAFQNAIFYLKSFADKGGAQLYLPPGQWLTGSFNLTSHLTLFLEKGAVIIGSQDPSHWDVIEPLPSYGRGKDVPEGRHKSLINGYKLEDVVITGNNGTIDGMGMIWWDLYNSHSLNHSRPHLVEIISSNFVVVSNLTFLNAPAYSIHPVYCSNVHIQNISISTPPDSPYTVGIVPDSSDNVCIEDCIVSMGFDAISLKSGWDEYGLTYGRPTEKVHIRRVHLHAFSGSALSFGSEMSGGISNVLVEHVKIFNSNSGIEFRTTKGRGGYIKEIAISNIEMENVYTAIGAKGDCGSHPDDKFDPKAFPLLNHITLKDIIGKNITIAGSFEGIKESPFTNICLSNVTLSTNNVSPITWECSNVSGFSDSVLPEPCQELHNASYSSSSSSSCFYLMSLGRKTAGF; translated from the exons ATGCTT GTGGCATTGCTCTTGCTTCTGGCATTGAGCAATGCCTTGATAGTTTATGGAGATGTTGAGCAGTGTGGTTTGAATCCAAAATTGGATCCTAGACCACACAGTGTCTCAATTTTGGAGTTTGGTGCAGTTGGAGATGGTAAAACATTGAATACAATTGCATTCCAAAATGCAATTTTCTATCTCAAGTCATTTGCTGATAAAGGTGGTGCTCAGCTCTATTTGCCACCAGGACAATGGCTCACTGGTAGTTTCAATCTTACCAGCCATCTTACCCTCTTTTTGGAAAAAGGTGCTGTCATTATTGGATCTCAG GATCCATCTCACTGGGATGTTATTGAACCTTTACCGTCTTACGGCCGAGGGAAAGACGTTCCTGAAGGAAGACATAAGAGCTTGATAAATGGTTACAAGTTGGAAGATGTGGTCATAACAG GCAATAATGGAACCATTGATGGCATGGGAATGATTTGGTGGGATTTGTATAACTCTCATTCCCTTAACCATAGTCGTCCTCATTTGGTTGAAATTATATCATCTAATTTTGTGGTTGTTTCAAATCTTACATTCTTGAATGCTCCAGCATATAGCATCCACCCAGTTTATTGCag CAATGTACATATTCAAAACATTTCAATCTCTACTCCTCCCGATTCCCCTTATACTGTTGGTATAGTACCAG ATTCTTCTGATAATGTTTGTATAGAAGATTGTATTGTTTCAATGGGATTTGATGCAATATCTCTAAAAAGTGGTTGGGATGAGTATGGACTTACCTATGGAAGACCAACTGAGAAAGTACACATCAGAAGGGTTCATCTCCATGCATTTTCCGGCTCAGCTCTTTCGTTCGGTAGCGAAATGTCTGGTGGCATTTCAAATGTTCTTGTGGAACATGTTAAAATTTTCAACTCAAATAGTGGAATTGAATTCAGAACCACCAAAGGAAGAGGTGgttatataaaagaaattgcCATATCAAACATTGAAATGGAGAATGTGTATACAGCAATTGGTGCTAAAGGTGATTGTGGCTCTCATCCTGATGACAAATTTGATCCAAAAGCTTTTCCACTTTTGAATCACATTACTTTGAAGGATATTATTGGCAAAAATATCACAATTGCTGGAAGTTTTGAAGGGATAAAAGAATCTCCTTTCACAAACATTTGCCTTTCAAATGTAACATTGTCTACAAATAATGTTTCTCCAATTACATGGGAATGTTCAAATGTGTCAGGATTCTCAGACTCAGTGTTACCTGAACCTTGTCAAGAACTTCATAACGCCTCAtattcttcatcttcatcatcatcatgttTCTACTTGATGAGTCTCGGTCGAAAAACTGCAGGGTTTTAA